The Salvia splendens isolate huo1 chromosome 21, SspV2, whole genome shotgun sequence genome includes a window with the following:
- the LOC121785425 gene encoding cytochrome P450 71A6-like, whose amino-acid sequence MVSLSHFLAVLLSASVFFFFLQKWLRSNSPKPRGRLPPSPPRLPLIGNLHQLGSAPHRSLQSLSRRYGPLMLLHFGKVPVLIASSAEAAREIMKNQDLIFSNRPQLSIASRLFYNNRDVAFAPYGEHWRQSRSICVLHLLSSKRVQSYRCVREEETSLMVDKIRRLGASSKPVNLSDVMASLTNDVISRVALGRKYGLGSEFRKTFAEFGVLLGVVPLWEYIPCLSWTRRFDGLDKRVERVAKEIDKFLESVLQEHRVRERREDDGGELDFVDILLDFQRENASLTPIEDDTIKAIVLNMFGAGTDTTFTALEWAMAELIRNPETMKTLQNEVREVAGSKDEIYEQDLEKMPYLKAVMKESLRLHSPIPLLVPHELTQDTRVLGYDVASGTRVMINVWAISRDPSLWKYPEEFRPERFLGMSIDFRGLHFELTPFGAGRRGCPGITFAVAVDELALAKLVHKFDFRLPNRPKMKELDVSESSGITIHKKFPLIVVAAPLDC is encoded by the exons ATGGtttctctctcacatttcttGGCTGTGCTACTCTCCGCATCcgtcttcttctttttcctccAAAAATGGCTCCGCAGCAACTCTCCGAAGCCCCGGGGAAGGCTTCCACCTTCTCCACCAAGGCTCCCGCTAATCGGAAACCTCCATCAGCTGGGCTCAGCCCCCCACAGATCCCTCCAATCACTCTCCCGCCGCTACGGCCCCCTCATGCTGCTCCACTTCGGCAAGGTCCCCGTTCTCATCGCCTCCTCGGCTGAGGCGGCACGTGAGATCATGAAAAACCAGGACCTGATCTTCTCAAACCGGCCCCAACTCAGCATCGCGAGTCGGCTGTTCTACAACAACCGGGATGTGGCGTTCGCACCGTATGGAGAACACTGGCGGCAGAGCCGCAGCATATGCGTGCTTCATCTTCTGAGCAGCAAAAGGGTTCAGTCCTATCGCTGCGTAAGGGAGGAAGAGACTTCCCTCATGGTCGACAAGATCAGAAGGTTGGGTGCTTCTTCTAAACCCGTGAACTTGAGCGACGTCATGGCGTCGCTGACGAACGACGTGATCAGCAGAGTGGCGCTGGGGAGGAAGTATGGTTTAGGGAGTGAATTCAGGAAGACGTTTGCTGAGTTTGGGGTGCTGTTGGGGGTTGTACCTTTGTGGGAATACATTCCATGTTTGAGTTGGACTAGAAGGTTTGATGGTTTGGATAAGAGAGTAGAAAGAGTGGCTAAGGAGATCGATAAGTTTCTGGAATCTGTGCTTCAAGAACATCGTgttagagagaggagagaggatgATGGTGGTGAGCTGGATTTTGTGGACATATTGCTTGATTTTCAGAGAGAGAATGCAAGTCTCACCCCTATTGAAGATGACACTATCAAAGCTATCGTTTTG AATATGTTTGGTGCGGGAACTGATACTACATTTACAGCTCTTGAGTGGGCAATGGCAGAGCTCATACGAAATCCAGAAACCATGAAAACTTTGCAAAATGAAGTGAGAGAAGTAGCTGGAAGTAAGGATGAAATTTATGAGCAAGACTTGGAGAAGATGCCTTATCTAAAAGCAGTGATGAAGGAGAGTCTAAGGTTGCATTCGCCGATCCCATTGTTGGTCCCTCATGAATTAACTCAAGACACAAGAGTATTGGGCTATGACGTCGCATCCGGTACGCGTGTGATGATTAATGTTTGGGCAATTTCTAGGGATCCTTCATTGTGGAAATATCCTGAGGAATTTCGCCCAGAGAGATTCCTTGGAATGAGCATAGACTTTAGAGGTCTGCATTTTGAGTTGACTCCGTTTGGGGCAGGCAGGAGGGGTTGCCCGGGTATTACATTCGCGGTGGCGGTGGATGAGCTTGCCTTAGCCAAGTTGGTACACAAGTTCGATTTTAGATTGCCTAATAGACCAAAAATGAAGGAGTTAGATGTGAGTGAATCTAGTGGAATCACAATCCATAAAAAGTTTCCTTTGATTGTTGTAGCCGCTCCACTTGATTGTTAG